TACTATATTCGCAGTCAGGTCAAgacatcatttttaatcaacttCTGACAGTCTGTCTCTGAATTCATCTCTCAGTAGTACCGTCACTGAAGCAATAACAGATTCATTGGCACATTAAACACCATCATGAAGAGAGAGTGCTATAATGAATATAGAtcatttctgacatttaaagactttgtgaggtaaaaaaaaaaatctaagcaACATCATCAGTGAGCCATATCTGAGATATTTGTataacaaaagttatcaaactaagaaaaagaaaaattatgtaTTCATAGCCATTTAAAGTCTGATAGGCAGCAGGACAATGGACACAAAACATGCATCAACAAAGAGACATCAGTAATCTTCCATCCATAGCTCTACCAATAATGAGTGCCAGCCTCATTTTCAACATAATTCACCAGAATGTTAACACACCCCTCCAAAAAAACTCCTTTTTAAATAAGAGGTACAATATTTGGTTTTCAAATTGGGTTCTTAACCTTCCCAGAATATGTTCAAACATTAGTTTGGCACAGTGTAAATGCCTTGACACCCTAAAGAGAGGGGCAGAATCAAGTGTCAGAAAAGATATCAAGACCAGCAACTTAACTTGAATTGGTATCTGACTGAAATATACAAAGTGTCACGGGACTGtaaattgtaaaaacaaaaacaaatgcttgCATGATTTGAAATGCTACAATTTGATTAAGACAGATTATTCTAAATACAATTGGGTAAAAGGCATCTTAAGAAACTCATTTTTCTGCTCACCTTGACAGAGAGCGTATTTCGTGTAGGGTGAAGTAAAACCACATTCTTTTAGACAATGACTAATACCAGACTAAGAAAAAAGTCTTTGCCGTGTTTAAGTACTACCTGTAGTGCTACAGACAAATGATGAGCGTCCCTTTTCTTCATTGTAAGTAACAAAAACACACCCttaatcacttctttttttttttcttagatcACTGTAGTTTGGCAGATCACATTAAGAAGAAATAATAAGTCACTATCACAAACTGATAACTTTCATTAACAAAAACActtgaattatttttaaataaatggtcaCTACAgagtaaaataaatgactttttttttttttttacactctcATGTCAACTCTTACTCCTCCTTCTCGTGCAGAGAGGCACGGACACGATTGCGCACATAAAAAGCGGTGAGAGCACTGCAGCAGGCAGTGAAGATGAAGAGTGCAACGGCATCGTGTGCGAGATCGCCGTGAAGGCGCTCGTAGAAGGGACGGCGCTCTGTGAAGTCTATTTTCAGCGCTTCGATCTGCATCAGGGTGCACACCACCACGAATATGTGAAAGATCTGGTGGCCCTGCCCGATGAAGTCACACCTCCCAGGGAACAAACTCTCTGGGTGAGGGCAGCAGAAGAAATAGGCGCTGATAAGAAAAAAGACCATGTGGTAGAAATGGTACGTCACAACTGGGTCTGAGCAGCCCTCCTGGTAGCAGCTGTAGATGCGGTGAACCACAGGGCTTATGTCTAAACAGTAAGCCAAGGCGGAGGGCACCACTTGGCAGAGCTTGAGGGATAACTTTGACAGCTCGGGGCTAGCATACTTGCCGTAGCAGCAGCCGAAGCAAGTAAGCCAGGCCAAGAATGCTGCAGCGGGTAAAAAGAGCCCTTGCACTCTAGTGTGCCACTCTTTCTCTATGGCGTAGTAGTAGTGTGCCAGGGCACTGCCATACTGGTAGACAGCCACCCCAACATAGTCGAGGAAGTAGAAGCTGTAGAAGGAGAGCTCGGACTTGGCAGAGAGCAGATGAGCGAGAGCGCTGAAGGAGAGGTAGGTGAAGGCTGCCAGGAGGACAATGAAGAGGGGCTGGGCGTGAGGGTCTCGCAAAAAATCCACCGTCTCCGAGATCTCCTGCCACTTCACCAAGATGATGAGGGCGGCCAGCAGGTGGGTCCACACATTGAGGGACTCATTGTGCCTTTGGAAGAGGGTGAGGAAGTAGTAGCGCCAGCTTTGGTCTGGCTGTCTGTAGCCGGTGAGGATATGACGCTCACGGAAAACCCAGGGAACGTCGGACACCTTCACAGTGCAAGGCAGCGTGGGGAAGGCCGACTCCAGCAGCTGAGGGATCTGACGCAGCTGCTGCGCGTTGATAAACAGGCGACCGATCTGCTCCATCACCACCGTCGCCATGGCAAACTGGAGGCAGGAGGGGTGGAAACAATGAGCGAACAGTCAGTTAGTCTCTATCTGTCTGGCTTTGAGCTACTGTCGTCTCCAGGTCCGTTTGTGTGCATCTGCACTTgtagttactgtgtgtgtgtgtgtgtgtgtgtgtgtgtgtgtgtgtgtgtgtgttcctgcaaTACTATCACAAAGCAAAGAGGAGTGCATTAGTAGTTTGGTCAatgaacagaaataaaaatgaataaatagtcAATGAATCATTTACTCAATTATCATGCAAAAAACGTTGAATTCTGGATTTTGTAAGTTCTAAACTTCTAAACAGAATATCTTTTGTTTTGTACGGTTGTTCAAACAAAACGTAATTTGAAAGAGTCACCTgtggctctgggaaattgtaaCAGGCATTTGTGCCgttttcttacattttatagaccaaatgatGAATCCAAAAAGGTAATCAATAACTTAACTGAtcataaaaaataatcattagttgcaaccCTAAATCAAGCTTAATAAAAACTTCTGGTCAAATGGATGGGAGTGGGATGCCCGACATCACCACCTTTTTAAGTTGTTGTGGCTGTGGCTAGAAACCGTATGTCTTTTGGTTGGATggttggtgctgggcaggtggTGTACAGTGGGCTTATTGCTGAAAGGCAGGAAAGCTTGATGAGAGTGGAGGTATGTGCCAAAAAACCGGAACAATAAGCCATAGACTAAAAGGCTCTATAGAGATTAATTGCCGTGTTGAGTGataatcctgtttgtttgacactGACGGCGACCCCATTCCCATTAGTCATTTTGGTCCATtgttaataacaaaaaatgCTGATAAGTGCATCTTTGActgttttcatttgaatgagTGAATTACCCTGATGTTTTGATTATTCATACATCATGGATTCTTCTCAAATTGTAGGATATACCTTTTACAGTAAccccctttcacacatgcagtcTTTCCCTGAAACGTGCAGGGGCATTTGCTGCATGTGGTCATGTGTTAATGGGAGTAGGGGTCGATATTGAGGTGACAGTAGTTGTGGtgctttgtttctgtttttttcgaCTGACCGTCTGTGTCTCTGATTGTGTCCCCAAGCCTTTAGCTGCTTTACAACATGATGCATCTCTTTGAAAGACTTTTGCACGCTACAGGACGCTCAGGTGCAATAAAGCTCTGACCTTAGCTGCCCTTATAGTCATAAATTCTGCCAATGAGGTCTTTGTTTTCAATTTTCAGCATCTGATTTCAAATGGGAAATTACTTCCTGAAGACTGTAGCACTCAACATAGAGTCAATATTTCAAACAGCATCTATGTTTAAGAGGTTTAGGAAGGATTTGAAAACAGTTCTTAATACAAAAGAGAGTATTATTTTTATAGCATTACCATACACACATTACCATTACCATTAGCATTACcatacacacatattatatGTTTATTAATAGATAAAATAACCTTTTTGGCTAATTCCTTTTAAGACACACAACAAGATATGTTGAATGTATCATATTATAAATGGTAGATAAAAGGCCCGACTTGTGCTTCCAACGCCATTTTCACTCAAAGAGTTGCAAAATTATCATAGCACTGCAAAATGAACTGCAAAATGACTCGGACCTGACCTGTGGATGATTTGGAAACAGAAAATTGTGTTTGTTGTACAAATATAATGTTGTTGTACAAATATCATTTTCTGTTTAGTAATATGAACT
This window of the Perca flavescens isolate YP-PL-M2 chromosome 6, PFLA_1.0, whole genome shotgun sequence genome carries:
- the paqr7b gene encoding membrane progestin receptor alpha-B, translating into MATVVMEQIGRLFINAQQLRQIPQLLESAFPTLPCTVKVSDVPWVFRERHILTGYRQPDQSWRYYFLTLFQRHNESLNVWTHLLAALIILVKWQEISETVDFLRDPHAQPLFIVLLAAFTYLSFSALAHLLSAKSELSFYSFYFLDYVGVAVYQYGSALAHYYYAIEKEWHTRVQGLFLPAAAFLAWLTCFGCCYGKYASPELSKLSLKLCQVVPSALAYCLDISPVVHRIYSCYQEGCSDPVVTYHFYHMVFFLISAYFFCCPHPESLFPGRCDFIGQGHQIFHIFVVVCTLMQIEALKIDFTERRPFYERLHGDLAHDAVALFIFTACCSALTAFYVRNRVRASLHEKEE